In Streptomyces sp. NBC_01717, one DNA window encodes the following:
- a CDS encoding TetR/AcrR family transcriptional regulator has translation MATSTTRAPGNSRTELITDAALALLAERGMRGLTHRAVDERAGLPQGSTSNYARTRQALLEATVRRLAEREAQVLAPGELPMPGGEPEGRRQGEATDGPDALVAGLALALHRYLTCHPELLICRYELALEATRRPELREFFDATGRQFREPLVALMTAAGSAEPERHALSLVAWCEGLMFSCAAGSYHRSVPTAAELRTGFTELLRGMLGSRRQ, from the coding sequence ATGGCCACAAGCACCACGCGCGCCCCCGGCAACTCCCGGACCGAGCTGATCACCGATGCCGCCCTGGCGCTGCTCGCCGAGCGCGGAATGCGGGGGCTCACCCATCGCGCCGTCGACGAGCGCGCCGGGCTCCCCCAGGGCTCGACGTCCAACTACGCCCGCACCCGGCAGGCCCTGCTGGAGGCGACGGTGCGGCGACTGGCGGAGCGCGAGGCGCAGGTGCTCGCCCCGGGCGAACTCCCGATGCCGGGCGGCGAGCCGGAGGGCCGGAGGCAGGGGGAAGCCACCGATGGCCCGGACGCACTGGTCGCCGGTCTCGCACTGGCGCTGCACCGGTATCTGACCTGCCACCCCGAGTTGCTGATCTGCCGGTACGAACTCGCCCTGGAAGCCACCCGGCGGCCGGAGCTGCGGGAGTTCTTCGACGCGACGGGCCGCCAGTTCCGCGAACCCCTGGTGGCGCTGATGACGGCGGCCGGTTCGGCCGAACCGGAGCGGCATGCTCTGTCCCTGGTGGCCTGGTGCGAAGGGCTGATGTTCTCCTGCGCCGCGGGGTCGTACCACCGCTCCGTACCGACCGCGGCAGAGCTGCGCACCGGCTTCACCGAGCTGTTGCGCGGAATGCTGGGGTCCCGCCGGCAATAA
- a CDS encoding DinB family protein → MTTRERSEPAINAAERPMLEGWLDYHRDTLALKCAGLTDAQLREASVPPSELSLLGLVRHMAEVERGWFREVLAGEDVKPIYGTDEDPDGEFHLTEADTWEQDAAIWQAEIARAREITANVGLDDLSVGLSRKGEQFNLRWIYTHMIEEYARHNGHADLVREKIDGSTGD, encoded by the coding sequence ATGACGACGCGCGAACGCTCCGAACCCGCCATCAACGCCGCCGAACGCCCGATGCTCGAGGGGTGGCTCGACTATCACCGCGACACCCTTGCGCTGAAGTGTGCGGGCCTCACCGACGCCCAGCTGCGCGAGGCCTCCGTGCCGCCGTCGGAGCTCAGCCTGCTCGGGCTCGTACGGCACATGGCGGAGGTGGAACGCGGCTGGTTCCGCGAGGTCCTTGCCGGTGAGGACGTGAAGCCGATCTACGGGACCGACGAGGACCCGGACGGCGAATTCCATCTCACCGAGGCGGACACCTGGGAGCAGGACGCGGCGATCTGGCAGGCGGAGATCGCGCGGGCCCGGGAGATCACCGCGAACGTCGGCCTCGACGACCTGTCGGTCGGCCTGAGCCGCAAGGGTGAGCAGTTCAATCTGCGGTGGATCTACACCCACATGATCGAGGAGTACGCGCGGCACAACGGCCACGCCGATCTGGTCCGGGAGAAGATCGACGGCTCGACCGGCGACTGA
- a CDS encoding Gfo/Idh/MocA family protein, translated as MKIGCIGLGDIAQKAYLPVLTTLPGVELHLQTRSPATLAAVAETHRIPSEQRHTDLDSLIAVGLDAAFVHAPTSVHPEIAGRLLDAGVPTYIDKPLAYELADSERLVHLAEERGVSLAVGFNRRLAPGYAQCIEHPRELILMQKNRVGLPEEPRAMVLDDFIHVVDTLRFLVPGPVEHTVVRARIRDGLMHHVVLQLSGDGFTAIGAMNRLSGSTEERLEVSGQDSKREVVNLAEVIDHKGQPSVRRRGDWVPVARQRGIEQGVLTFLDAVRAGKLLSARDALETHELCERILRDLDCA; from the coding sequence GTGAAGATCGGCTGCATCGGGCTCGGCGACATCGCGCAGAAGGCGTATCTGCCGGTACTCACCACCCTGCCCGGGGTCGAACTGCATCTGCAGACCCGTTCCCCCGCCACCCTGGCCGCCGTCGCCGAGACCCACCGGATCCCGTCGGAGCAGCGCCACACCGACCTCGACTCGCTGATCGCCGTGGGCCTGGACGCCGCGTTCGTGCACGCCCCGACCTCCGTGCACCCGGAGATCGCCGGCCGGCTTCTCGACGCGGGTGTGCCCACGTACATCGACAAGCCGCTCGCCTACGAACTCGCCGATTCCGAGCGGCTGGTGCACCTCGCCGAGGAGCGCGGTGTCAGCCTGGCCGTCGGCTTCAACCGGCGGCTGGCGCCCGGCTACGCGCAGTGCATCGAGCACCCCCGCGAACTGATCCTGATGCAGAAGAACCGGGTGGGTCTGCCCGAGGAGCCGCGGGCGATGGTGCTCGACGACTTCATCCATGTCGTCGACACCCTGCGCTTCCTGGTGCCGGGCCCGGTCGAGCACACCGTCGTACGGGCCAGGATCCGCGACGGGCTGATGCACCACGTCGTGCTGCAGCTGTCCGGCGACGGGTTCACCGCCATCGGCGCGATGAACCGGCTCAGCGGCTCGACGGAGGAGCGGCTCGAGGTCTCCGGGCAGGACTCCAAACGCGAGGTGGTGAACCTCGCAGAGGTGATCGACCACAAGGGGCAGCCGAGCGTCCGGCGACGTGGCGACTGGGTGCCGGTCGCCCGCCAGCGCGGCATCGAACAGGGCGTGCTGACCTTCCTGGACGCCGTGCGGGCCGGAAAGCTGCTGAGCGCCCGGGACGCTCTTGAGACCCACGAGTTGTGCGAGCGCATCCTGCGTGACCTGGACTGCGCCTAG
- a CDS encoding FAD-dependent monooxygenase, with protein MAEPHAVVIGSGIGGLTAAVALHRRGWQVTVLERAASLEPVGAGIGLAPNSQRALDVIGLGDRIRSLAAWQGDGGMRRPDGRWLARTDSAAATERFGGPIVLVHRATLIDVLAAELPASAIRTGTAAELLDPGTVGGARAVVATPAGNIEADLVVGADGINSAVRSLLFPAHPGPSYAGFTTWRVVVPARGKPFAPHETWGRGALWGTQPLKDGRVYAYAAAVAPAGERADDEKTELLHRFGGWHDPIPGIIAAVEPDRILRNDVHHLIDPLPAFHRGRTVLVGDCAHAMAPTLGQGGNQAIEDGIVLAHHAAPEGDLAAALAAYSVDRVPRTGGIVRKAAQATRLMRLTSPPAVVLRDTLMSAVSRFGPGLVLRTFDGIADWRPPQHTYAAGTKDTPMSQW; from the coding sequence ATGGCCGAACCGCATGCGGTCGTCATCGGCAGCGGGATCGGCGGTCTGACCGCCGCCGTGGCCCTGCACCGGCGTGGCTGGCAGGTCACCGTCCTGGAGCGGGCCGCCTCCCTGGAGCCCGTCGGCGCCGGTATCGGCCTCGCGCCCAACTCCCAGCGCGCCCTGGACGTGATCGGCCTCGGTGACCGGATCAGGTCCCTGGCCGCCTGGCAGGGCGACGGCGGTATGCGCAGACCGGACGGCCGCTGGCTCGCCCGGACCGACAGCGCAGCCGCGACCGAGCGGTTCGGCGGCCCGATCGTCCTGGTGCACCGCGCCACCCTGATCGATGTCCTCGCCGCCGAACTGCCCGCATCCGCCATCCGTACCGGGACGGCGGCGGAACTCCTGGACCCGGGCACCGTGGGCGGCGCCCGGGCCGTCGTCGCGACGCCGGCCGGGAACATCGAGGCCGACCTCGTCGTCGGCGCCGACGGCATCAACTCGGCCGTACGCTCCCTGCTCTTCCCCGCGCACCCCGGACCGTCGTACGCCGGTTTCACCACTTGGCGGGTCGTCGTCCCCGCGCGCGGGAAGCCCTTCGCCCCGCACGAGACCTGGGGCCGCGGCGCCCTCTGGGGTACCCAGCCGCTCAAGGACGGCCGGGTCTACGCGTACGCGGCCGCGGTCGCACCCGCCGGAGAGCGGGCCGACGACGAGAAGACCGAGCTGCTGCACCGGTTCGGCGGCTGGCACGACCCGATCCCCGGAATCATCGCCGCCGTCGAACCCGACCGGATTCTCCGCAACGACGTGCACCATCTGATCGACCCTCTGCCGGCGTTCCACCGAGGCCGTACCGTCCTGGTCGGCGACTGCGCCCACGCCATGGCGCCCACACTCGGTCAGGGCGGCAACCAGGCCATCGAGGACGGCATCGTGCTCGCCCATCACGCGGCGCCCGAAGGCGATCTGGCGGCGGCCCTCGCCGCGTACAGCGTGGACCGGGTCCCGCGGACGGGCGGCATCGTCCGCAAGGCCGCCCAGGCGACCCGGTTGATGCGCCTGACCAGCCCTCCAGCCGTCGTGCTGCGCGACACCCTGATGTCCGCCGTCTCCCGCTTCGGGCCCGGCCTCGTCCTGCGTACCTTCGACGGCATCGCCGACTGGCGGCCTCCGCAGCACACGTATGCTGCCGGGACGAAGGACACGCCCATGTCGCAGTGGTAG
- a CDS encoding ABC transporter substrate-binding protein, with protein MFYRARLQAAAALASLSLLAGCGLLSDSGSEADQKIVVGTTSEPSTLDPAAAWDNSWELMRNVFQTLVSFPTGSTSPEPDAAESCTFTDRTSTAYRCTIKKGLKFSNGDQLDAEAVKYSIDRILTIKVKGGPVGLLGSLDRVETVGDDKVVFHLNKPDATFPFVLATPAMSLVAPSDYPKDQVRTDGKVTGSGPYILDSYVPGDRAELVKNPDYKGFANRKNSAVTIRYFKGSAPMVGALQKNEIDATYRGLTAEEVVRLEDNKDENSKLQLIETVGADIRFLVFNPEDPAAGNPAVRRAIAQLVDRDALVAKVYQGTAEPLYSMVPKGIAGHTTSFFDSFGDPDKEKAKQILVKAGITEPVAMTFWFTTDRYGSSTAPEFDELKRQLEASGLFKITLKSAPWKTFQAGYTKGDYPVFGRGWFPDFPDPDNFIAPFVGKDTVTGMPYVKDEITQHLLPQSRRESDRGAVSKQFERAQKILVDDVRLLPLWQGKLYVAAGEDIGGGERALDPQTVMQMWELYRKASW; from the coding sequence GTGTTCTACCGGGCCAGGCTGCAGGCCGCTGCAGCCCTTGCTTCCCTTTCTCTGCTGGCCGGCTGCGGTCTCTTGTCCGACAGCGGCTCGGAAGCGGATCAGAAGATAGTCGTCGGTACCACGAGTGAGCCCTCCACTCTCGATCCGGCGGCGGCGTGGGACAACTCCTGGGAGCTGATGCGCAATGTCTTCCAGACCCTGGTGAGTTTCCCCACCGGCAGTACGAGCCCCGAGCCCGACGCCGCGGAGTCCTGCACCTTCACCGACCGGACCAGCACGGCCTACCGCTGCACCATCAAGAAGGGGCTGAAGTTCTCCAACGGGGACCAGCTCGACGCCGAGGCCGTGAAGTACTCCATCGACCGGATCCTGACCATCAAGGTCAAGGGCGGCCCTGTCGGCCTGCTCGGCTCGCTCGACCGGGTGGAGACCGTGGGTGACGACAAGGTCGTCTTCCACCTCAACAAGCCGGATGCCACCTTCCCCTTCGTCCTGGCCACCCCCGCGATGTCGCTGGTGGCGCCCAGCGACTATCCGAAGGACCAGGTCCGCACGGACGGCAAGGTCACCGGATCCGGCCCCTACATCCTGGACTCATACGTGCCGGGGGACAGGGCCGAGCTGGTGAAGAACCCGGACTACAAGGGCTTCGCCAACCGCAAGAACAGTGCCGTGACCATCCGGTACTTCAAGGGGTCCGCCCCCATGGTCGGCGCGCTGCAGAAGAACGAGATCGACGCCACCTACCGCGGCCTCACCGCCGAGGAGGTCGTCAGACTCGAGGACAACAAGGACGAGAACAGCAAGCTGCAGCTCATCGAGACCGTCGGCGCCGACATCCGCTTCCTGGTCTTCAACCCCGAGGACCCGGCAGCCGGGAACCCGGCCGTCCGGCGGGCCATCGCCCAGCTCGTGGACCGGGACGCCTTGGTGGCCAAGGTGTACCAGGGCACTGCCGAACCGCTGTACTCCATGGTGCCCAAGGGCATCGCAGGCCACACCACCAGCTTCTTCGACAGCTTCGGTGACCCGGACAAGGAGAAGGCCAAGCAGATCCTCGTCAAGGCCGGCATCACCGAGCCCGTCGCGATGACGTTCTGGTTCACCACCGACCGGTACGGCTCCTCGACGGCCCCCGAGTTCGATGAGCTGAAGCGGCAGCTGGAGGCCTCCGGGCTGTTCAAAATCACCCTGAAGAGCGCTCCGTGGAAGACGTTCCAGGCGGGCTACACCAAGGGCGACTACCCCGTCTTCGGACGCGGCTGGTTCCCGGACTTCCCGGACCCGGACAACTTCATCGCCCCCTTCGTGGGCAAGGACACCGTCACCGGTATGCCGTACGTGAAGGACGAGATCACCCAGCATCTGCTGCCGCAGAGCCGCCGGGAGAGCGACCGGGGCGCGGTCAGCAAGCAGTTCGAGCGGGCCCAGAAGATCCTGGTCGACGACGTCCGGCTGCTGCCGCTGTGGCAGGGCAAGCTGTACGTGGCTGCGGGCGAGGACATCGGCGGCGGCGAGCGCGCCCTGGACCCGCAGACGGTCATGCAGATGTGGGAGTTGTACCGCAAGGCCAGCTGGTAG
- a CDS encoding uracil-DNA glycosylase, translating to MTDTDLLPESWRGVLGEELQKPYFKELTEFVEEERAKGPVYPPREQVFAALEATPYDKVKVLVLGQDPYHGEGQGHGLCFSVRPGVRTPPSLRNIYKEMQEELGLPVPDNGYLMPWAEQGVLLLNAVLTVRAGEANSHKGKGWEKVTDAVIRAVASRPDPAVFVLWGNYAQKKLPLIDEERHVVVKGAHPSPLSAKKFFGSRPFTQINDAVAAQGHHPIDWRIPDLG from the coding sequence GTGACCGACACCGACCTGCTGCCCGAGTCCTGGCGCGGCGTCCTCGGCGAAGAGCTGCAGAAGCCGTACTTCAAGGAGCTCACCGAGTTCGTCGAGGAGGAGCGGGCCAAGGGGCCGGTCTATCCGCCGCGTGAGCAGGTCTTCGCCGCACTGGAAGCCACTCCGTACGACAAGGTGAAGGTCCTGGTACTCGGCCAGGACCCGTACCACGGCGAGGGGCAGGGGCACGGGCTGTGCTTCTCCGTGCGGCCCGGCGTCAGGACGCCGCCCTCCTTGCGGAACATCTACAAGGAGATGCAGGAGGAGCTCGGCCTGCCGGTCCCGGACAACGGGTATCTGATGCCGTGGGCCGAGCAGGGTGTCCTGCTGCTCAACGCCGTGCTGACGGTCCGGGCCGGCGAGGCCAACTCGCACAAGGGCAAGGGCTGGGAGAAGGTCACGGACGCGGTGATCCGCGCGGTGGCCTCGCGGCCCGATCCGGCGGTCTTCGTCCTCTGGGGCAACTACGCGCAGAAAAAGCTCCCGCTGATCGACGAGGAGCGCCATGTGGTGGTCAAGGGCGCGCACCCGTCGCCGCTGTCCGCGAAGAAGTTCTTCGGCTCCCGTCCGTTCACGCAGATCAACGACGCCGTTGCGGCACAGGGGCACCACCCCATCGACTGGCGCATCCCCGACCTGGGCTGA